In the genome of Cygnus olor isolate bCygOlo1 chromosome Z, bCygOlo1.pri.v2, whole genome shotgun sequence, one region contains:
- the LOC121061682 gene encoding S-methyl-5'-thioadenosine phosphorylase isoform X3, translated as MLILLMARHGRHHTIMPSNVNYRANIWALKEENCSHVLVTTACGSLREEIQPGDLIMIDQFIDRTTKRHYTLYDGQCSSLPGVCHIPMAEPFCTKTREVLIEIAKKLGLQCHSKGTMITIEGPRFSSRAESLMFRSWGADVINMTTVPEVILAKEAGMSYASIAMATDYDCWKEHEETVSVDKVLKTLKENANKATSILLTAIPLIGSMEWTDTLHTLKVSTHIRSVCTGDSVCVYTSHIGICSKMFLLKS; from the exons ACATGGAAGACATCATACAATTATGCCATCAAATGTCAATTACCGTGCCAATATCTGGGCGTTAAAAGAGGAGAATTGCTCACATGTTTTGGTGACTACTGCCTGCGGTTCATTACGAGAAGAAATACAACCAGGTGATCTTATCATGATTGACCAGTTTATTGACAG gaCAACTAAAAGACATTATACCTTATATGATGGTCAGTGTTCCAGTCTTCCAGGAGTATGTCATATTCCAATGGCAGAGCCATTCTGCACCAAAACCAGAGAG GTTCTTATTGAGATTGCAAAGAAGCTTGGGCTTCAATGTCATTCTAAGGGAACAATGATCACAATTGAAGGCCCACGTTTCAGTTCTCGAGCAGAAAGCTTGATGTTTCGCAGCTGGGGAGCTGATGTTATCAATATGACCACAGTGCCTGAAGTGATTCTTGCAAAAGAAGCTGGAATGAGTTATGCAAGTATTGCTATGGCAACAGATTATGACTGCTGGAAGGAGCATGAAGAAACA GTTTCAGTGGATAAAGTTTTAAAGACGCTGAAAGAGAATGCAAATAAGGCTACTAGCATACTCCTTACTGCTATACCTCTGATAGGTTCCATGGAATGGACAGACACCCTGCACACCTTGAAAGTAAGTACACATATAAGGTCAGTTTGTACTGGGGACagtgtatgtgtatatacaaGTCATATAGGTATATGCtctaaaatgtttctgcttaaATCGTAA